A genomic stretch from Coregonus clupeaformis isolate EN_2021a chromosome 23, ASM2061545v1, whole genome shotgun sequence includes:
- the LOC121536783 gene encoding rap guanine nucleotide exchange factor 4 isoform X3: protein MAGLLAPPYGVMESGGPSPDRMPNKENISSTNSFGSISKHLNKKSFTESPAKPHPKSISQVPSEKIMRAGKVLRDAILSRAPHIIRDRKYHLKTYRQCCVGTELVDWQMQQSSCVYSRVQAVGMWQVLLEEGVLNHVDQELTFQDKYLFYRFLDDEQEDAPLPTEEETRESDEELQDTLVLLSQIGPDAHMRMILRKQPGQRTADDLEIIYEELLHIKALSHLSTTVKRELAGVLIFESHAKAGTVLFNQGEEGTSWYIILKGSVNVVIYGKGVVCTLHEGDDFGKLALVNDAPRAASIVLREDNCHFLRVDKEDFNRILKDVEANTVRLKEHYQDVLVLEKSPSSSSQVSTHGSTTTSSSSHYKYTVMSGTPEKILEHFLEMMRLDSHLNESDPALDDFVLMHCVFIPNSQLCPVLMAHYHAEASQGSEQERLDYTMNNKRRVIRLVLQWASVHGDHLQEEDASLAFLEEFFVSVSDDAREIPALKDQLPELEKIVKNNSDVARSSQKKHKVLLRQFSMGDEKLQKRQAIKSNDEILFKVYCSDHTYTTIRVPMAASVREVISAVADKLGSAEELLLVNLSSAGDKVVLKPNDISVFSTLSINGRLFICPRDQLDSLTPLPEQEGPSTGSMGSFELMSSKDLAYQMTLYDWELFHCVHEHELIYHTFGRKNFKKTTANMDLFLRRFNEIQLWVITEICLCAQQSKRVQLLKKFIKIAAHCKEYKNLNSFFAIIMGMSNPAVSRLSQTWEKLPSKFKKFYSEFESLMDPSRNHRAYRLTVAKLDPPIIPFMPLLIKDMTFTHDGNKTFIDSLVNFEKMRMIANTVRIVRYCRSLPFSAEPSQTSKNHPDVRSYVRQLTVIDNQRTLSQLSHRLEPRRT, encoded by the exons ATGGCTGGACTGCTAGCCCCACCTTATGGAGTTATGGAAAGTGGTGGACCCAGCCCTGACA GAATGCCGAACAAAGAGAACATAAGTAGTACCAACTCTTTTGGATCCATCTCTAAACATCTGAATAAG AAATCCTTCACAGAAAGCCCAGCCAAACCCCATCCTAAATCAATTTCTCAG GTCCCATCTGAGAAGATCATGCGAGCAGGGAAGGTTCTACGTGATGCCATCCTCTCCAGAGCTCCCCACATCATCCGAGACAGGAAGTACCACCTGAAGACATACAG GCAATGCTGTGTGGGAACAGAGCTGGTTGACTGGCAGATGCAGCAGAGCTCCTGTGTTTACTCTCGCGTTCAAGCAGTGGGCATGTGGCAGGTGCTGCTGGAGGAAGGCGTTCTCAACCACG TGGACCAGGAGCTGACCTTCCAGGACAAGTATCTGTTCTACCGTTTCCTGGATGATGAGCAGGAGGACGCTCCCCTGCCCACTGAGGAGGAGACCAGGGAGAGCGATGAGGAGCTGCAGGATACCCTCGTCCTCCTCTCCCAGATCGGCCCTGACGCACACATGCGCATGATCCTGAGGAAACA GCCAGGACAGAGGACAGCAGATGATTTGGAGATCATTTATGAGGAGCTGCTCCATATAAAAGCCTTATCGCACCTATCCACCACT GTAAAGAGGGAGTTAGCCGGAGTCCTGATCTTTGAATCCCATGCCAAAGCAGGAACAGTGT TGTTCAATCAAGGGGAGGAAGGCACATCGTGGTACATCATTCTAAAGGGCTCTGTAAACGTTGTCATTTATGGAAAG GGGGTTGTTTGCACGCTGCATGAGGGAGATGACTTTGGGAAGCTTGCCCTGGTCAACGATGCCCCCCGCGCTGCCTCCATTGTCCTACGAGAGGATAACTGCCACTTCCTACGTGTGGACAAGGAGGACTTCAACCGGATCCTCAAA gaCGTGGAGGCCAACACGGTGCGTCTGAAAGAGCATTATCAGGATGTTCTGGTGCTGGAGAAGAgccccagcagcagcagccaggTTTCCACCCATGGCTcgaccaccacctcctcctcctcacactaCAA ATACACTGTGATGTCAGGGACACCAGAGAAGATTCTAGAGCACTTCCTGGAAATGATGCGACTGGACTCTCACCTCAACGAATCAG ACCCAGCTCTGGACGACTTTGTACTCATGCACTGCGTCTTCATCCCTAACAGTCAGCTGTGTCCGGTGCTCATGGCCCA CTACCATGCTGAGGCGTCCCAGGGCTCAGAACAGGAGCGTCTGGACTACACCATGAACAACAAGAGGAGGGTGATCAGGCTGGTGCTGCAGTGGGCCTCAGTACATGGAGATCACCTGCAGGAAGAGGATGCCTCACTAGCCTTCCTAGAG GAGTTCTTTGTGTCTGTATCTGATGATGCCAGGGAGATTCCTGCTCTGAAAGATCAACTCCCAGAGTTAGAGAAGATAGTTAAAAACAA CTCTGATGTTGCCAGATCCTCTCAAAAAAAG CACAAAGTCCTGTTGAGGCAGTTCAGCATGGGGGATGAGAAGCTGCAGAAACGACAGGCCATCAAGAGTAATGATGAGA TCCTGTTCAAAGTGTACTGCAGCGACCACACCTACACCACCATCCGGGTCCCCATGGCCGCCTCGGTCAGAGAGGTCATCAGCGCTGTGGCCGACAAGCTGGGGTCAGCGGAGGAACTCCTCCTGGTCAACCTCAGTTCGGCCGGAG ATAAAGTGGTGCTAAAACCCAACGATATTTCAGTCTTCTCCACACTCAGCATCAACGGCCGTCTATTTATCTGTCCCAGGGATCAACTGGATTCATTG ACGCCCTTGCCAGAGCAGGAAGGACCCTCCACAGGCTCCATGGGCAGCTTTGAGTTGATGAGCTCTAAAGACCTGGCCTACCAGATGACTCTCTACGACTGGGAACTCTTCCACTGTGTACATGAG CATGAGCTGATCTACCATACGTTTGGGAGGAAGAACTTCAAGAAGACCACGGCCAACATGGACCTGTTCCTCAGGAGGTTCAATGAGATCCAGCTGTGGGTGATCACAGAGATCTGTCTGTGTGCTCAGCAGAGCAAACGTGTTCAGCTGCTCAAGAAGTTCATCAAGATCGCTGCTCA CTGTAAAGAGTATAAGAACCTCAACTCCTTCTTCGCTATTATCATGGGCATGAGCAACCCAGCCGTGAGCAGACTGAGTCAGACCTGGGAG AAACTACCAAGCAAATTTAAGAAGTTTTACAGTGAATTTGAAAGCTTAATG GACCCTTCCAGGAACCACCGGGCGTACCGGCTCACTGTGGCCAAGCTGGACCCGCCCATCATTCCCTTCATGCCGCTGCTGATCAAAG ACATGACTTTCACTCATGATGGAAACAAGACATTCATTGACAGTTTGgtcaattttgagaaaatg CGAATGATCGCTAATACAGTGAGAATAGTGAGATACTGCAGAAGTCTGCCATTCA